In uncultured Fibrobacter sp., the following proteins share a genomic window:
- the carB gene encoding carbamoyl-phosphate synthase large subunit: protein MKIEGIDKVLIIGSGPIVIGQACEFDYSGTQACKALREQGYKIVLVNSNPATIMTDPVMADATYIEPLNVARLTQIIEKERPQALLPNLGGQTGLNLASALSKAGVLDKYGVKVIGVNLDAIERGEDREIFKETMQKLGIDTPRSGICHSVEEAEKIVAEIGYPVVVRPAYTMGGAGGGFCYNVEELRTICSNGLELSMTHQCLIEESILGWEELEVEVVRDSKNQMIAICFIENIDPVGVHTGDSFCAAPFLTIDKKLEEELKEKAFKIVESIGVIGGTNVQFAHDPKTGRVVIIEINPRTSRSSALASKATGFPIALISAKLAAGLTLDQIPYWRDGSLEKYTPSGDYVVLKFARWAFEKFRGVDDCLGTQMKAVGEVMAIGKTYKETLQKAIRGLENGRSGLGFAKDFNKKSKEELLEMMKTASSERHFQMYEALRKGATDEEIFAATYEKAYFVQQMRELVQLEEEMLKTPGRLPADELLIKAKKDGFSDKYIAKILGIREKDVRKKRTELGVVEGWCAVPVSGVKDQYYYYSTYNCKDESTASNNPKKIMILGGGPNRIGQGIEFDYCCCHAAMALREMGYETIMVNCNPETVSTDYDTSDKLYFEPVSLEDVLQIYHKEKPAGVIVQFGGQTPLNIARALSDEGVKILGTSIDSIDIAEDRDLFRKMMDQLGIPMPESGMATNIDEALACVKQIGGYPVMIRPSFVLGGRGMEVIYDENMLREYVAKAVGVTPDRPLLIDRFLHNALECEADALSDGEHVYIPSVMEHVELAGVHSGDSACIIPPVTITKENLATIKDYTRKIAEALHVCGLMNMQYAIEDGKVFVLEANPRASRTVPLVSKVCNTQMARLATRLMLGAKLEDLKLKDKKFNHHGAKEAVFPFDKFPKVDPVLGPEMRSTGEVLGLSDDYALAYYKSQEAAGSFLPNEGAVLISLSDKVNLSEQAIEIGKEFQKLGFKIYATEGTAKFYEAAGVKCEVVNKIAEGRPNVLDVILNKQVNLIINTPWAKRDAIKDESAIRKAAIKYKVPYITTLAGAYNTVKGIAAARNGHGAVKSLQEYHASIEEI, encoded by the coding sequence ATGAAGATTGAAGGCATCGATAAAGTCCTTATCATCGGTTCTGGCCCGATCGTGATCGGTCAGGCTTGCGAATTCGACTATTCCGGCACCCAGGCTTGCAAGGCCCTGCGCGAACAGGGTTACAAGATTGTGCTCGTGAACTCTAACCCGGCTACCATCATGACCGACCCGGTCATGGCCGATGCCACCTACATCGAACCGCTGAACGTTGCCCGCCTTACCCAGATTATCGAAAAGGAACGCCCGCAGGCCCTCCTCCCGAACTTGGGCGGTCAGACTGGCTTGAACCTCGCCTCTGCTCTTAGCAAGGCTGGTGTTCTGGACAAGTACGGCGTGAAGGTGATCGGTGTGAACCTCGACGCTATCGAACGCGGCGAAGACCGTGAAATCTTCAAGGAAACCATGCAGAAGCTCGGCATCGATACTCCGCGCTCTGGCATTTGCCACTCTGTGGAAGAAGCCGAAAAGATTGTGGCCGAAATCGGTTACCCGGTTGTCGTTCGCCCGGCATACACCATGGGTGGTGCAGGCGGCGGTTTCTGCTACAACGTGGAAGAACTTCGCACCATTTGCTCCAACGGTCTTGAACTCTCCATGACGCACCAGTGCCTCATCGAAGAATCCATCCTCGGTTGGGAAGAGCTGGAAGTTGAAGTCGTGCGTGACTCCAAGAACCAGATGATCGCCATCTGCTTCATCGAAAACATCGACCCGGTGGGCGTGCATACCGGCGACTCCTTCTGCGCAGCCCCGTTCCTCACCATCGACAAGAAGCTCGAAGAAGAACTGAAGGAAAAGGCCTTCAAGATTGTGGAATCCATCGGCGTGATTGGCGGTACCAACGTGCAGTTCGCTCACGACCCGAAGACCGGCCGCGTGGTGATTATCGAAATCAACCCGCGTACCAGCCGCTCTTCTGCCCTTGCTTCCAAGGCTACCGGCTTCCCGATCGCCCTCATTTCTGCAAAGCTCGCCGCAGGCCTTACCCTCGACCAGATTCCGTACTGGCGCGATGGCTCCCTCGAAAAGTACACCCCGAGCGGTGACTACGTGGTGCTCAAGTTCGCTCGCTGGGCATTCGAAAAGTTCCGCGGCGTCGATGACTGCCTCGGCACCCAGATGAAGGCCGTGGGCGAAGTCATGGCTATCGGCAAGACCTACAAAGAAACCCTCCAGAAGGCTATCCGCGGCCTCGAAAACGGTCGTTCCGGCCTCGGCTTTGCTAAGGACTTCAACAAGAAGAGCAAGGAAGAACTCCTTGAAATGATGAAGACCGCTTCTTCTGAACGTCACTTCCAGATGTACGAAGCCCTCCGTAAGGGTGCAACCGACGAAGAAATCTTCGCCGCCACCTACGAAAAGGCTTACTTCGTGCAGCAGATGCGCGAACTTGTTCAGCTCGAAGAAGAAATGCTCAAGACTCCGGGCCGCCTGCCTGCCGATGAACTCCTCATCAAGGCCAAGAAGGACGGCTTCAGCGACAAGTACATCGCCAAGATCCTCGGCATCCGCGAAAAGGACGTGCGCAAGAAGCGTACGGAACTCGGCGTGGTCGAAGGCTGGTGCGCAGTGCCGGTGAGCGGCGTGAAGGACCAGTACTACTACTACAGCACCTACAACTGCAAGGACGAATCTACCGCTTCTAACAACCCGAAGAAGATCATGATTCTCGGCGGTGGCCCGAACAGAATCGGTCAGGGTATCGAATTCGACTACTGCTGCTGCCACGCTGCAATGGCCCTCCGCGAAATGGGTTACGAAACCATCATGGTGAACTGCAACCCGGAAACGGTTTCTACCGACTACGATACTTCCGACAAGCTGTACTTCGAACCGGTCAGCCTCGAAGACGTTCTCCAGATTTACCACAAGGAAAAGCCGGCTGGCGTGATCGTGCAGTTCGGTGGTCAGACTCCGCTGAATATCGCCCGCGCCCTGAGCGACGAAGGCGTCAAGATTCTCGGTACGAGCATCGACTCCATCGACATCGCCGAAGACCGCGACCTGTTCCGCAAGATGATGGACCAGCTCGGCATTCCGATGCCGGAAAGCGGCATGGCCACGAACATCGACGAAGCCCTCGCTTGCGTCAAGCAGATCGGTGGCTACCCGGTGATGATCCGCCCGAGCTTCGTGCTTGGCGGCCGCGGCATGGAAGTCATCTACGATGAAAACATGCTCCGCGAATACGTTGCCAAGGCTGTCGGCGTGACCCCGGATCGTCCGCTCCTCATCGACCGCTTCCTCCACAATGCTCTCGAATGTGAAGCCGACGCCCTTTCTGACGGCGAACACGTTTACATCCCGTCTGTGATGGAACACGTTGAACTTGCCGGTGTCCACTCCGGTGACTCCGCTTGCATTATCCCGCCGGTGACCATCACTAAGGAAAACTTGGCAACCATCAAGGATTACACCCGCAAGATTGCTGAAGCTCTCCACGTTTGCGGCCTCATGAACATGCAGTACGCTATCGAAGACGGCAAGGTGTTCGTCCTCGAAGCGAATCCGCGTGCATCCCGCACGGTGCCTCTGGTCTCCAAGGTCTGTAACACGCAGATGGCCCGCCTCGCCACCCGCCTGATGCTCGGTGCCAAGCTCGAAGACCTCAAGCTCAAGGACAAGAAGTTCAACCACCACGGCGCCAAGGAAGCTGTGTTCCCGTTCGACAAGTTCCCGAAGGTGGACCCGGTTCTCGGCCCCGAAATGCGCTCCACCGGCGAAGTGCTCGGCCTCTCCGACGACTACGCCCTGGCCTACTACAAGAGCCAGGAAGCCGCAGGTTCCTTCCTCCCGAACGAAGGTGCCGTGCTGATTAGCTTGTCTGATAAGGTCAACTTGTCTGAACAGGCCATCGAAATCGGCAAGGAATTCCAGAAGCTCGGCTTCAAGATTTACGCTACCGAAGGTACCGCCAAGTTCTACGAAGCTGCCGGTGTCAAGTGTGAAGTGGTGAACAAGATTGCTGAAGGCCGCCCGAACGTTCTCGATGTTATCCTGAACAAGCAGGTGAACCTCATCATCAACACGCCGTGGGCAAAGCGCGACGCCATCAAGGACGAAAGCGCTATCCGCAAGGCCGCCATTAAGTACAAGGTTCCGTACATCACGACCCTCGCCGGTGCCTATAACACCGTGAAGGGCATCGCCGCTGCCCGCAACGGCCACGGCGCTGTTAAATCTCTTCAGGAATATCACGCAAGCATTGAAGAGATTTAA
- a CDS encoding HU family DNA-binding protein: protein MNKQDLIDAILANKEAGIESKAAAGRAVDAVLDGITAGIKKDGLVQLIGFGTFTVKERAARTGRNPQTGATIKIKASKTVSFKVGAGLKETAKKTKVAKK from the coding sequence ATGAATAAGCAAGATCTCATCGACGCCATCCTCGCTAACAAGGAAGCAGGCATTGAATCCAAGGCTGCCGCTGGCCGCGCTGTTGACGCCGTTCTCGACGGTATCACCGCTGGTATCAAGAAGGACGGTCTCGTTCAGTTGATCGGTTTCGGTACCTTCACTGTTAAGGAACGTGCTGCACGTACCGGCCGTAACCCGCAGACTGGTGCTACGATCAAGATCAAGGCTTCCAAGACTGTTTCCTTCAAGGTCGGCGCTGGCCTCAAGGAAACCGCTAAGAAGACCAAGGTTGCTAAGAAGTAA
- a CDS encoding AI-2E family transporter, protein MRRIWTVDRVMRLLIMAAGVGILLWVLHYLSGVLAPFFAAFLIAYIFDPLVTKIQSKVKYRIVAVIVVLTLMVLVVGGALWLFVPMVVGEIRHLGELIPKLFNDSTWAERLSMFVPKNLWQEIKTFISWNKVAVAMQTLDFWNAAQSVAGKVLPSAWNVLAKTSNLFVWLSGAILIFMYLVFIMLDMPKLRGGIKKLFPTRYKEGASDFAKKMDMFMGSYFRAQSLVALTVGILYAIGFGIIGLPMGVAFGLFSGALNMVPYLQLATIPVALLLAVVYALDKGMPFWEVALLVSAVYLIVQIVEDMFLVPKIVGSSMDLPPVGILLSLSIWGKLLGFLGLIVAIPFTCLCLVYLDKIQKKADTIVEAETEPPPEA, encoded by the coding sequence ATGAGACGTATTTGGACTGTAGACCGCGTGATGCGGCTTTTGATTATGGCCGCCGGCGTCGGCATTTTGCTTTGGGTGCTGCACTATTTGAGTGGTGTACTCGCTCCGTTTTTTGCAGCGTTCCTTATCGCATACATTTTTGATCCGCTGGTTACAAAAATCCAGAGCAAGGTCAAGTATCGCATTGTCGCCGTCATTGTCGTGCTTACGCTTATGGTTCTTGTGGTGGGCGGTGCCTTGTGGCTTTTTGTTCCGATGGTGGTCGGAGAAATCAGGCACCTGGGTGAACTGATTCCAAAGCTGTTTAACGATTCCACCTGGGCCGAACGCTTGTCGATGTTTGTGCCAAAAAACTTGTGGCAAGAAATAAAGACGTTCATTTCTTGGAACAAAGTTGCCGTCGCCATGCAGACTCTCGACTTCTGGAATGCCGCGCAGTCTGTAGCCGGAAAGGTTTTGCCGAGTGCGTGGAACGTGCTGGCAAAGACTTCTAATTTGTTTGTATGGCTCTCCGGTGCAATCCTGATCTTTATGTATCTCGTGTTCATCATGCTTGATATGCCTAAGCTTCGTGGTGGCATCAAGAAGCTTTTTCCGACAAGGTATAAAGAGGGTGCTTCTGATTTTGCAAAGAAGATGGATATGTTCATGGGTAGCTATTTCCGTGCACAATCCTTGGTTGCATTGACGGTTGGTATTTTGTATGCAATCGGCTTCGGAATCATCGGACTGCCTATGGGAGTCGCCTTTGGCTTGTTCTCAGGCGCGCTCAACATGGTGCCGTATCTGCAGTTAGCGACAATCCCTGTGGCCTTACTGCTAGCGGTGGTCTATGCTCTCGACAAGGGCATGCCGTTCTGGGAAGTCGCATTGCTTGTGAGCGCAGTTTACTTGATTGTACAAATTGTCGAAGACATGTTCTTGGTGCCAAAGATTGTTGGGTCTTCGATGGACTTGCCGCCAGTAGGCATTCTCTTGTCGCTTTCTATCTGGGGAAAGTTGCTTGGATTCCTCGGCTTGATCGTTGCAATTCCTTTCACTTGTCTGTGTCTTGTGTACTTGGATAAAATTCAGAAGAAAGCAGATACGATTGTAGAGGCTGAAACCGAACCACCGCCCGAGGCTTGA
- a CDS encoding AraC family transcriptional regulator, with the protein MKKIIIATTALVVVVVVWICLFVKFSATEQILFPGGTFQVYAVSDANVGGFSTVELSNQDSVISAHVNIRSGMAYPYAGVGVNLLSVNNRPANGFFDFSDFDSLVIDVETGRMQRVGIKILNDDPVYSKKNVYQSYRPMVAQAPVIIRDRISRASVSMLDFKVPEWWLAMQGLDEDDGLRYMNRGMFFEICNGEGTMLGIPDEIVVRSIKLWGENRTFKALMYVALVVMALVYAGVVALTVRNSASSVAAREKKQDELKTRMAQAAKLLKESDRSVAEVALAVGEKNPTAFEKAFAKIYGVKPLEYRTKK; encoded by the coding sequence ATGAAAAAAATCATCATCGCAACAACTGCGCTTGTAGTTGTTGTCGTCGTATGGATTTGCCTGTTCGTTAAGTTTAGTGCAACTGAACAAATCCTGTTCCCTGGTGGCACATTCCAGGTTTATGCAGTCTCCGATGCAAATGTTGGCGGATTCTCGACTGTTGAACTTTCCAATCAAGATTCCGTAATCTCGGCCCATGTGAATATTCGTTCGGGCATGGCTTACCCGTATGCAGGTGTGGGCGTTAATTTGCTTTCGGTCAATAACCGTCCGGCAAACGGGTTCTTCGACTTCTCGGATTTCGATTCGCTTGTGATCGATGTCGAAACGGGCCGCATGCAGCGCGTGGGCATCAAGATTCTGAATGACGACCCGGTGTACAGTAAAAAGAATGTGTACCAGAGCTATCGCCCGATGGTCGCTCAAGCGCCGGTGATTATTCGCGACCGCATAAGCCGCGCCTCTGTTTCGATGCTCGATTTTAAAGTGCCCGAATGGTGGCTTGCCATGCAGGGGCTCGACGAAGACGATGGCCTGCGTTACATGAACCGCGGCATGTTCTTTGAAATCTGTAACGGCGAAGGAACCATGCTTGGCATTCCCGACGAAATCGTGGTGCGCTCCATTAAGCTTTGGGGCGAAAATCGAACCTTCAAGGCGCTCATGTATGTGGCGCTCGTGGTTATGGCTTTGGTGTATGCAGGTGTTGTCGCGCTGACAGTTCGCAATTCCGCAAGCAGCGTGGCCGCTCGCGAAAAGAAGCAGGATGAATTGAAAACTCGCATGGCGCAAGCGGCAAAGCTCCTGAAGGAATCGGACCGCTCTGTTGCCGAAGTCGCTTTGGCTGTGGGCGAAAAGAACCCGACCGCATTCGAAAAAGCTTTCGCCAAAATTTATGGCGTAAAACCCTTGGAATATAGGACAAAGAAATGA
- a CDS encoding tetratricopeptide repeat protein: MAKVVQITAENFETEVAQASETRAVAVLFSSAEYPDCAPYSQLLGSLSTSMDFTLGVVSCDERENMQLIQAFRVRSVPEVHIVDKGQIADVIQGVLPEADLKKRLEKFFVSDEARFQMALEDAIAQKNFDQALPMLDEALAKTPDDKKLQLLWAKASLGMGDTEKAKSVLTKFTEADDQYREAKSLLELLDFHAEAAKKDVQGKEAIVYHEACKLACAEDFESALQAFLNLYVEAPEWNDGAAKKAMLTLFGVLGPKHELTWKYRAKLNTMMFI, from the coding sequence ATGGCTAAAGTTGTACAGATTACCGCTGAAAATTTTGAAACCGAGGTCGCTCAGGCCTCTGAAACCCGCGCCGTAGCGGTGCTTTTCTCTTCTGCAGAATACCCTGACTGCGCACCGTATTCCCAATTGCTGGGCTCTCTTTCGACCAGCATGGACTTTACGCTCGGCGTCGTGAGTTGCGACGAACGCGAGAACATGCAGTTGATCCAGGCGTTCCGCGTGCGCTCGGTGCCCGAAGTTCACATTGTCGACAAGGGCCAGATTGCAGACGTCATCCAGGGCGTGTTGCCCGAAGCAGACCTCAAGAAGCGCCTCGAAAAGTTCTTCGTGAGTGACGAAGCTCGATTCCAGATGGCCTTGGAAGATGCCATTGCGCAAAAGAATTTTGACCAGGCTCTCCCGATGCTCGACGAAGCGCTCGCCAAGACCCCCGACGACAAGAAGTTGCAGCTCTTATGGGCCAAGGCAAGCCTCGGCATGGGCGACACCGAAAAGGCAAAATCTGTACTCACCAAGTTTACCGAAGCCGATGACCAGTACCGCGAAGCAAAATCGCTGCTGGAACTTCTAGACTTCCACGCCGAAGCCGCCAAGAAGGACGTGCAGGGCAAAGAAGCGATTGTTTACCACGAAGCATGCAAGCTCGCTTGCGCCGAAGATTTTGAAAGTGCATTGCAGGCATTCCTGAACCTGTACGTGGAAGCTCCGGAATGGAACGACGGCGCCGCCAAGAAGGCGATGCTTACTTTGTTCGGAGTTCTCGGCCCGAAACACGAACTTACCTGGAAGTACCGCGCCAAACTCAACACGATGATGTTTATCTAA
- the dusA gene encoding tRNA dihydrouridine(20/20a) synthase DusA, producing the protein MNIDFNRKLSIAPMLDCTDRHERYFLRLLSKHILLYSEMVTTNALLHTDPDQFLRHQEFEYPAVLQLGGSNPADLAKCSKMVEESGFQEVNLNCGCPSDRVQNGNFGACLMKDKNLVADCFKAMQDAVSIPVSIKCRIGVDEFDFWEFFRDFVGTIADAGCRVFIIHARKAWLKGLSPKENREVPSLHYDFVHRLKAEMPQLNISINGGIKTLDQVQEQLQDLDGVMVGREAYENPWFLRDADERIFGDSEPPRFSLRKELLEAYLPYVEMEAARGTPTTILVRHLYGLFNGKPGARKFRQHLGENAPKTNNPAEMIRRAMDLVTEP; encoded by the coding sequence ATGAATATCGACTTTAACCGCAAACTTTCGATTGCCCCGATGCTTGACTGCACCGACCGTCACGAACGGTATTTTTTGCGGTTATTGTCCAAGCACATCTTGTTGTACAGCGAAATGGTCACGACCAACGCGCTGTTGCATACCGATCCGGACCAGTTCCTGCGCCATCAGGAATTCGAATACCCCGCTGTTTTGCAGCTGGGAGGCTCAAATCCGGCCGATTTAGCCAAATGCAGCAAGATGGTCGAAGAATCCGGTTTTCAGGAAGTCAACCTGAATTGCGGCTGTCCTTCGGACCGCGTGCAGAACGGGAACTTTGGCGCGTGCCTCATGAAAGACAAGAACCTGGTCGCCGACTGCTTCAAGGCCATGCAAGACGCCGTGAGCATCCCCGTGTCTATCAAGTGCCGTATCGGCGTCGACGAATTTGACTTTTGGGAATTTTTCCGCGACTTTGTAGGCACCATTGCAGACGCCGGCTGCCGCGTATTCATTATTCACGCCCGCAAGGCATGGCTCAAGGGTTTAAGTCCTAAAGAAAACCGCGAAGTTCCGTCGCTGCATTACGACTTTGTACACCGCCTCAAGGCCGAAATGCCTCAGCTGAACATTTCAATCAACGGCGGCATCAAGACGCTTGACCAGGTGCAGGAACAGCTCCAGGATTTAGACGGCGTCATGGTCGGCCGCGAAGCCTACGAAAATCCGTGGTTCCTGCGCGACGCCGACGAACGTATTTTCGGCGACAGCGAACCACCGCGATTCTCGTTACGCAAGGAACTTCTCGAAGCCTACCTCCCCTATGTAGAGATGGAAGCCGCCCGCGGAACGCCCACAACCATTTTAGTGCGCCACCTGTACGGGCTATTTAACGGCAAGCCCGGCGCACGCAAGTTCCGCCAGCACCTCGGCGAAAACGCCCCCAAAACAAACAACCCCGCGGAAATGATCCGCAGGGCTATGGACTTGGTTACTGAACCTTAG
- a CDS encoding TonB-dependent receptor, translating into MVTSKDVAVDESAPVQDLGSTEVTAPSVSGVAVSGTDYMEIRPAAWEGRGLSATEILSSLSGVQGYTQGGMGSFQTVSIRGIAARNVLICIDGMPLNDAGGGAADLGAIDLNNIEKIEVYKDRTPAKYGGSGVGGVINFVSKSAIKASRVPSGRVFASVGSHNTFEGSAQVSANVTDSVQFSATASMRHSDNDYEFDNRNGTLYNDEDDFKDRRKNAEFTEYSGNIQYRMLHGGGFFSTLSGNVMHTEAGNPGTEDLQTYVAKFTGDMGQLSYRLEFPEYFDCLLIESGITGRFEKNSSESYYPLDKIGYLSKDFKVLGLAGYRAMPEVSATLYRGNLEAFLRLAGSAENWEARGPAQDFSLNRYTGSVAGNVEYAFTQWFSLLAEGNVLKSIDDIDGGKFQMTTGAALISDATERDLSWAGMVQAKLGKKDSWIGGSASFGRFYRQPQLMELYGMYPGTLSNPALKDESALKFAAGLYLSTPKQRSVFRATYFETHAENGIYWLISTNMMKAFNIDKSVIRGVELELDSRPVDFFQTVLRATIQDPRDDGLSKAYNGNLLPGEPVHSYYAEGTVFLPLHLSSTVSMDYRSRIYSDRMNFTRQPPVAHYNASLAWQPWNKTRLVFAVNNISDETYRNIFTPYPTPGREYKFTIIQGF; encoded by the coding sequence GTGGTCACGTCTAAGGACGTGGCTGTCGATGAGTCCGCTCCAGTACAGGATCTTGGTTCGACCGAGGTAACAGCGCCTTCGGTGTCCGGCGTTGCCGTTTCTGGCACAGACTATATGGAAATCCGCCCCGCCGCTTGGGAAGGCCGTGGCTTGTCGGCTACAGAAATCTTGTCTTCGCTTTCGGGAGTCCAGGGGTATACGCAGGGGGGCATGGGCAGTTTTCAGACGGTGAGCATTCGAGGCATTGCGGCAAGGAATGTCTTGATTTGCATTGATGGCATGCCACTCAACGATGCCGGTGGCGGTGCTGCTGACCTGGGTGCCATTGACCTCAACAATATTGAAAAAATTGAAGTCTACAAGGACCGGACTCCGGCTAAGTATGGTGGTTCGGGTGTCGGCGGCGTTATCAATTTTGTGAGTAAAAGTGCGATTAAGGCATCTCGTGTGCCGAGTGGTCGCGTTTTTGCAAGTGTAGGCTCGCACAATACGTTTGAAGGCTCTGCCCAAGTGAGCGCAAACGTGACCGATAGCGTGCAGTTCTCGGCAACCGCTTCGATGCGCCATAGCGATAACGATTACGAATTTGACAATCGTAACGGCACGCTCTACAACGACGAAGACGATTTTAAGGACAGAAGAAAAAATGCGGAATTCACGGAGTATTCTGGAAACATCCAGTACCGCATGCTTCATGGCGGTGGATTCTTCTCGACCTTGTCCGGAAACGTCATGCATACTGAAGCGGGCAACCCCGGTACCGAAGACTTGCAGACTTATGTGGCAAAGTTTACGGGCGACATGGGACAGCTTTCGTACCGTCTGGAATTCCCCGAATACTTTGATTGCTTGCTTATAGAATCTGGAATCACGGGAAGATTCGAAAAGAATTCGTCGGAATCGTATTATCCGTTGGACAAAATTGGTTACTTGTCGAAAGATTTCAAGGTACTTGGCCTTGCTGGGTATAGGGCGATGCCCGAAGTTTCTGCAACTTTGTACCGCGGAAATCTTGAGGCGTTCCTCAGATTGGCGGGAAGTGCTGAAAATTGGGAAGCGCGCGGACCTGCGCAGGATTTCAGCCTGAATCGCTATACGGGTTCTGTGGCGGGCAATGTGGAATATGCCTTTACGCAGTGGTTCTCGCTTTTGGCCGAGGGCAACGTGCTGAAGTCGATTGATGATATCGATGGCGGTAAATTCCAGATGACTACAGGAGCGGCACTGATAAGCGATGCTACCGAGCGTGATTTGAGCTGGGCTGGAATGGTGCAGGCAAAATTAGGCAAAAAGGATTCGTGGATTGGCGGAAGCGCTTCTTTCGGTCGATTCTACAGACAGCCGCAATTGATGGAACTTTACGGCATGTATCCGGGAACGCTTTCGAATCCGGCTTTGAAAGATGAATCGGCTTTGAAGTTTGCTGCTGGACTCTATCTGTCTACCCCGAAACAGCGCTCTGTATTCCGCGCTACATACTTTGAAACCCATGCCGAAAACGGAATTTATTGGTTGATTAGCACCAATATGATGAAGGCCTTTAATATAGACAAGTCCGTCATTCGTGGGGTGGAGCTGGAATTGGATAGCCGCCCGGTTGATTTCTTCCAGACCGTATTGCGCGCCACCATTCAGGATCCGCGTGATGATGGCTTAAGTAAGGCCTATAACGGGAATCTTTTGCCCGGGGAACCGGTACATAGCTACTATGCCGAAGGTACGGTGTTCTTGCCGTTGCATTTGAGTAGCACGGTTTCGATGGATTACAGGTCTAGAATTTATAGTGACCGCATGAACTTTACGAGACAGCCTCCAGTGGCGCATTACAATGCTTCGCTTGCTTGGCAACCGTGGAATAAGACTCGCCTTGTTTTTGCGGTCAACAACATATCGGACGAAACATATCGAAACATTTTTACCCCCTATCCGACTCCGGGTAGGGAATACAAGTTCACAATCATACAGGGGTTCTAG
- the nadA gene encoding quinolinate synthase NadA → MTAEELYKRLSSIQPGAVLCTYSMEKCEQMLPLINEINELKKERDAVILAHSYVAPEIILGVADYDGDSFKLSQDATKVSAKTIVFSAVRFMGETAKILNPTKDVLIPGPLTGCSLADSITGAEVKALREKYPDHTFVCYINTTADVKANCDVCVTSSNVMKIVSSLENDKIVFVPDGLMGQNLIDEMQKRGIKKEIVLHSGCCYVHETYDSELINFFRSQNPGLKVVSHPECHPGVALLSDYVGSTGQMVNYIKEQPEGTPFLLLTECGLNARMQYEFPQKTFIGSCSMCKYMKSNSLENILETLRHPEKAQHVELDEATRVAAKKCIDAMFYYAAK, encoded by the coding sequence ATGACTGCAGAAGAACTCTACAAACGTCTTAGCTCTATTCAGCCGGGCGCCGTGCTTTGCACCTATTCCATGGAAAAGTGCGAACAGATGCTCCCGCTCATCAACGAAATCAACGAACTGAAAAAGGAACGCGACGCCGTGATCCTCGCCCACAGCTATGTGGCCCCCGAAATCATCCTGGGCGTTGCCGACTACGATGGCGACAGCTTCAAGCTGAGTCAAGACGCCACCAAGGTGAGCGCAAAGACGATAGTGTTCTCTGCCGTGCGCTTTATGGGCGAAACCGCCAAGATTTTGAATCCGACCAAGGATGTTCTGATTCCGGGTCCGCTTACGGGTTGTAGCCTCGCCGACTCCATTACCGGCGCCGAGGTCAAGGCACTCCGCGAAAAGTATCCCGACCACACCTTCGTGTGCTATATCAACACCACCGCCGACGTGAAGGCAAACTGCGACGTGTGCGTCACCAGCAGCAACGTGATGAAGATTGTCTCTAGCCTCGAAAACGACAAGATCGTGTTCGTGCCGGATGGTCTCATGGGTCAGAACCTAATCGACGAAATGCAGAAGCGAGGTATCAAGAAAGAAATCGTGCTCCACAGCGGTTGCTGCTACGTGCACGAAACCTACGATTCCGAACTCATCAACTTCTTCCGCAGCCAGAACCCGGGCCTCAAGGTGGTCAGCCACCCCGAATGTCACCCGGGCGTCGCCCTCCTGAGCGACTACGTGGGCAGCACCGGCCAGATGGTGAACTACATCAAGGAACAGCCCGAAGGAACCCCGTTCCTCCTGCTCACCGAATGCGGTCTGAACGCACGTATGCAGTATGAATTCCCGCAAAAGACCTTTATTGGCAGCTGCAGCATGTGCAAGTACATGAAGTCCAATTCACTCGAAAACATTTTGGAAACCTTGCGTCATCCGGAAAAGGCTCAGCACGTAGAACTTGACGAAGCAACCCGCGTTGCCGCCAAGAAGTGCATCGACGCGATGTTCTACTACGCAGCCAAGTAG